The Alnus glutinosa chromosome 3, dhAlnGlut1.1, whole genome shotgun sequence nucleotide sequence GATTTATTCCACCATATCAGAAGGAAAAGATCATCTCTATCAAGGAGCAAGACATAGGAAATTTATTATAAAGCCtaaatatgcttaaaaaaagAGAACCAGAACAGTGAAGACACCCAGAATTAGAAGAACTTGACAGGCATAGCAGTGAAATTACTTTGTAGAAAACATcaggaaattaaaaaagaaaaaagaaaaagggcagGCCTTTTCAGTTAATTATGAGCATTTCCATAGGCTTGGAGAGCTTCACCAGTGAGCCGGCAAATCCTCCATTCCTGCAAGATCTTAGCACCCATTTCCTCGTAGAAACTGATAGCGTTCAGGTTCCAGTCCAGCACCACCCATTCCACCCTCCCGTACCCCATCTTCACCGCCTGCGCCGCCACGGCCGAGAGCAGCATTTTCCCAAGCCCCTTCCTTCTATAACAATCCCTCACAAACAGGTCCTCCACATAGAACCCCGGTTTCCCCAAGAAAGTCGAGAAATTagggaaaaacaaaacaaacccagCAATCACAACGTCGAGGCCGTCGCTGCTGTGGGATCTGAAAGTTTCCTTTTCTGGGTCGTCGATGGGGACGTCGAGAGGGGCCATTCGAGTAATGGGTGAGAAGAGAGGGTGGGAAGGGAGAGCGGGTGGGAATGGGTTCGGGGAGACCTCGAGGATGAAGATGGTGAAGGACTGGAAGGGAGGGGAGGTGAAGAGGGTGGAGGAGAGGGAGGCCTCGGTGGCGGAGAAGTGGTCGGTGAGGCGCTCGAAGACGGCCATCTGGTGGATCAGCTTGTGGATGTGAGGGACGTCCGATGCTGTGCCCAGGCGCACGCGGGCGAACAAGGGGTACCTCGTTGGGGTTGGGTCTGGCAGCGTTATGGCCGCTGGGGTCGGTGGCGGCGGTGGCGCGGCGGCGgccatttttgttttcttaagaGAATTGGGTTTCTAGTTTGTAGTGCGAGTTTGGGTGAGTATGGGAACTATCTGAGCCTGAGCCTCCGAGGGGTGGgattttataattagaattctTATGTGGAAATTCAGGGTAATTCCGTAAGTTGGAAGAgtgtgtatttttcttaattatgtAAAAATATGTAAATATTTAACTGAGATAAAATATTGTCCTATCAAAAtatgaacaaatttttttttcgaaccggatagtaagaaatttcatacaacccatatacaaaagtaatatgtattatttaagagaagcacatattttttttattaatgctattaaaaaagcatgtgacaAGTACAcactattaaaataatatatgtttctcacatgttaaaaaatacatgttaaTCTTATAAGTAGGTCGTATAAAATTTCTTagaaaatcaatttgtaaaaaatttatatcatgaaaatattttaacaaattgGGCTAATCTTTATTCCAGATTTGACTTTAAGAAATTGTGCTTTAAACAACCATGTCAACCAAGGCAAAAATGATTTGTCCTTATCCCGTAGTTGTCTCTGAAATAtcaaaatcattcaatgaatttgGTGCTAATCTTTGTTCAAGATTTGACTTAAGAAATTGCGTTTGAAGCAGGGAGGCAAAAGTGATTTGTCATTCTCTAAGACTAAGGGTAATCCTATAAACAAGGCCTATAATTTTTTACACCGGCGGCGAACTCTATAAaaactcaacacgaaattagcgaattaaaattaaaaaatttgactcgtttaattaaatagttcagATTAAAGtttaacttatatagtcttatacctatgCGTCAACATAACCAGAATCCAACACGTGACATTAAAAGCCGAcgattttttacacgactcgcAAACCCGAAATGGaattaataaattaagattgaagggtctgactcgtttaattaaattagtgtGACCAAAGTTTAGCACATTGAGAAGCTTGAACCCGCTCAATAACGCTGATTGATCATTAcaatcaaaattaaacaatgtAATTCCAGTTCTCATCTACTTCATCCGTCTATCCATTTACCGAGGGAAAACAGAGAGCATCTCAGTATCTATCTTCACTTAATTTGGCCACAAACGTGTGGCATCCTTTTGGAGAGCTTCCTCTCCCGATGATAATGCTGCTGGATCCTACCACGAAGAATCCAGAGAGATCAAAACTGAGAGTTTTCAACTATCAGTGCATTCCAAAGAATAGAGAATGCTCACCTACAAAAAGATCACTCTATATCCTACCCCTACACCTAACCAGAACATTGTAAATTACACATGATACTCGAGGCCCCTTTGGCCTCAGAAACACCCACTTGCTCCTACGCATATATTACAAAATCAGCGTGATCAAGAGTTCATATCTTCAGGCGGGTGGGTTCACATAATGCCCGGTTTTCCGTCTGTGCCGGCTGAAATCTGATACGAATCTGAAAGAAAGGCCACAGCCCTCGACTTTGCACTTGTATGGGCGCTCACCGGTGTGCACCCGTATGTGCTCAGTCCTAGCCCATGCCCACTTGAATGACATGGAGCAACCTTTCCACGGGCACTTAAGGGGCCTGTCATCGTCATGGACACGTTGGTGAAGCATTGCATACTTGTGGGAGCTGAACCTCTTCCCACACCCTTCATGTGGGCACCTGTTGCGTTTGTGCAAGAAAAGTTCTGCCTTCGTTTTGAAACTCATGCGGCAGCCTTCAAGGTCACACCTGTGAGACTCCTTTGTGTTTTTATTCTTAGGAGGAAGAGAAACACCCGAATGTTTCCTCACCTTCTTTCTCACCGACTTTTCGTCAACTGTTTTACTGATGTCAATCCCACATCCACTGGTTGCATCCTTCCCAGCCCTAGGCCTCAACCCTTCACATGGACCTCTGATAAAGCCACTGCAACTGAACTTGTTTTCTGTTATATATTCgacttccctttttctttttcttattttttctttgtttggccCAGGGTCTACCATAGTGGACTCAATGCTCTCCAGCTCTATATCATCCTGTGATGAACAAACTTCACTGCCAAGTAGGGGTTCTGCAGCAAGGGTCTCTCTTTGAATTGTCGAACATTTCTGGATTGAGGCAGGATGAAGTGGATTTACATGTGTATCATGCCCAGAAAGCTCCTCATTATTTTCATTTGTCGGTGGCTTTTTTTGTTCCACTTCATTATCTACAGTTGCTCCACCACTCACGTTTTCCTCAGCATAGGTCCCCCGTGGAACTTCAGAGCATTCTACCCCTGAAACAGTTACAGGCTCATTTTCCACTTGCGTATTGAATCTAGAGATGGGTTCCCCCTCATCAGTTCCATTTCTAGTCTGGATTGCTTGCTGCACTTCAGTGTCTAAAGTCACGCCATCATGCAAGTCTTCTTCAGCAGAGATCCCTACTGGAACTTCAGGACATTGTTCCACTGATGCACAAGAGGGCTGACTAACTTCCATTGGAGAAACAGAACTCGAGACAAGTTCCTCATTTTTTGTGTCAAGGGACTGGATTTCTATTGATGTGAGAGTAGGCTCATCTGTTGGTCTAACATAACTTGAAATTGGTTCATTCTCACTACTTCCATTTTTCGTTTTCCATTCTTGCCCCACCACATCTTCTGCAGGCACAGCAATGCTAATGTCTCCTGCAGCACAGATCACTCTAGGACCTTCAAAGCCTTCTTGAATTGAGGCAAGATTAGGCTGGTTTCTCACTGCGATGTTACAAGAAACATCTTCGGTTGAGGCAAGACTATGCTGGTTTATTGGTGCAACATTACCTGAAACAGGTCCAGCATTTTTAATTCTGCTGACGGTTTGGatctcttgctgcacttcattATCTAAAATCACGCAAACACGATCCTCACTGTTGACACAAGATTCCTCCAGAACTACATTTAACATCTGTGCCTCACCATTTCTCACAACTGGATCAGCAACATGTATAATGGTAGGGTTAGAAAGATCAGAAACCTCATTCATCAAAGCATCCCCTTCAGCTGAGACATTGCACTGCCCTTCAGAAACCAGATGACAAGACTCAATTGTGATGCTGATTATTCCCACACTTTGATTCTGTTCCTGCATTCCAAACCTTTCATCGGTTGCAATGATAAGTGGAGAAGCACATTTTTCAACACGTGTGACCTTTTCCTCAATGGTTTCATCAGTGGCCTTGACCTCGTGTTGCATCTCAGAACTACCCCATGTTGCTAAATTACAAGCTTTGTCATCCATGTCAATACCATCCAGAGCATGATTCTCACCCTGCACTTCAGCATTTCCTACTGCTAGCGTAGGAGAGACAAGGGAATCTTCAATTCGTGAAGGAGCAGAGATCAAACTCATACCCACACTAGCTGCAAACAATCCGGTTTCATTTTGCATTTCAGACATTCCAGAAGCAGTACACAAAACCAAACCTGCAGATTCATTTTGGGAATTTCCTTTGTCAGAAGCCTTTCCACTTTGCTTATCAAGATCTCCATAAGTAGCAGCTGAAACATCTTCTGACAAATTCTTTCCATGACATCCATGAGCCATACTTTTGCATGTGGAACCACCCAGTTTTGACTTGAGCTTCCTTCTTGAATATTGAagaagtttttcttcttttttgacaaTGATGCCATCTGACCTTCCCTCTAAAATTTCATCCTTCTTTAATTGAGTGCTGTCACATGTTTTACTATGGGTAGAACGATTTAACTTTTTTGAGCGTGATCTTCTGGATGGCCATTTGATGGTCAAGAATTCCAAACCGGGACTTCTGTCAGAGAACAATCCACCCAATGTCAGTGCATGCTGAACTTGCATAGACGGAGAGTTCTTTCTGACCTTGACACAGTACCGTAAATTGATACCCAGTTTTGAGGTCCAGTCTTCTCCACATTCATCATGCTCTTCATCATCAATTGCAAGATCTATCAAGTTAAGATCTCCCTGGGATGCAGTATCTAATGGAACCTCATTATAACTAAATGGTCTACCAATTTCCTCTGCAATGAACATGGCATGTGCCTTCATCTTCTGATAGTCTACATAgatcaaaaaaaattgaagaataatTATTGTCATAATCTAGATGATACATGTGTACACTCATAATGGTTGGTTGACAAATAGAATGATGTGTGCGACAGATAACAGAAAATGGGTATTAAGGAACAGTTGATTGTGCT carries:
- the LOC133863603 gene encoding GCN5-related N-acetyltransferase 8-like, producing MAAAAPPPPPTPAAITLPDPTPTRYPLFARVRLGTASDVPHIHKLIHQMAVFERLTDHFSATEASLSSTLFTSPPFQSFTIFILEVSPNPFPPALPSHPLFSPITRMAPLDVPIDDPEKETFRSHSSDGLDVVIAGFVLFFPNFSTFLGKPGFYVEDLFVRDCYRRKGLGKMLLSAVAAQAVKMGYGRVEWVVLDWNLNAISFYEEMGAKILQEWRICRLTGEALQAYGNAHN
- the LOC133862571 gene encoding lysine-specific demethylase ELF6; amino-acid sequence: MGNVEIPNWLKGLPLAPEFRPTDTEFADPIAYISKIEKEASAFGICKIIPPLPKPSKRYVFCNLNKSLSKCPELGSDVNTSGVCSSPKMSSEDCGNEGEVRAVFTTRHQELGQTVKRTKGAVQSPQLGVHKQVWQSGEIYTLEQFESKSKAFARSILGMIKEVSPLVVEAMFWKAASEKPIYVEYANDVPGSGFGEPEGQVRYFHRRRRKRNFYQRNKESSDCKKDVIDNVTDSPNDKIKDSSAKNEPNMSLETPKPYSTSSILSDETSHCSRRKSSNASNEMEGTAGWKLSNSPWNLQTIARSPGSLTRFMPDDIPGVTSPMIYIGMLFSWFAWHVEDHELHSMNFLHTGSPKTWYAVPGDYAHTFEEVICCEAYGGSIDHLAALSLLGEKTTLLSPEVVVASGIPCCRLIQNPGEFVVTFPRAYHVGFSHGFNCGEAANFGTPQWLKVAKEAAVRRAAMNYLPMLSHQQLLYLLTMSFVSRVPRSLLPGVRSSRLRDRQKEERELLVKRAFIEDMLNENIMLSDLLGKVSTCHTVLWNADLLPFPSRDSQLPSMSATDPTSPRENASHSCSETNKNSQNDLFHEMSLYMETLDDLYLGGDDLSCDFQVDSGTLACVACGILGFPFMCVIQPSEKASMELLPADHLLVQEGPRVSRPENTRSSPELDGSVKSSISENLPPVPDVSPPPKDLQMPLLTKFDKGWNASSKFLRPRIFCLEHAIQIVELLRSKGGSNVLVLCHSDYQKMKAHAMFIAEEIGRPFSYNEVPLDTASQGDLNLIDLAIDDEEHDECGEDWTSKLGINLRYCVKVRKNSPSMQVQHALTLGGLFSDRSPGLEFLTIKWPSRRSRSKKLNRSTHSKTCDSTQLKKDEILEGRSDGIIVKKEEKLLQYSRRKLKSKLGGSTCKSMAHGCHGKNLSEDVSAATYGDLDKQSGKASDKGNSQNESAGLVLCTASGMSEMQNETGLFAASVGMSLISAPSRIEDSLVSPTLAVGNAEVQGENHALDGIDMDDKACNLATWGSSEMQHEVKATDETIEEKVTRVEKCASPLIIATDERFGMQEQNQSVGIISITIESCHLVSEGQCNVSAEGDALMNEVSDLSNPTIIHVADPVVRNGEAQMLNVVLEESCVNSEDRVCVILDNEVQQEIQTVSRIKNAGPVSGNVAPINQHSLASTEDVSCNIAVRNQPNLASIQEGFEGPRVICAAGDISIAVPAEDVVGQEWKTKNGSSENEPISSYVRPTDEPTLTSIEIQSLDTKNEELVSSSVSPMEVSQPSCASVEQCPEVPVGISAEEDLHDGVTLDTEVQQAIQTRNGTDEGEPISRFNTQVENEPVTVSGVECSEVPRGTYAEENVSGGATVDNEVEQKKPPTNENNEELSGHDTHVNPLHPASIQKCSTIQRETLAAEPLLGSEVCSSQDDIELESIESTMVDPGPNKEKIRKRKREVEYITENKFSCSGFIRGPCEGLRPRAGKDATSGCGIDISKTVDEKSVRKKVRKHSGVSLPPKNKNTKESHRCDLEGCRMSFKTKAELFLHKRNRCPHEGCGKRFSSHKYAMLHQRVHDDDRPLKCPWKGCSMSFKWAWARTEHIRVHTGERPYKCKVEGCGLSFRFVSDFSRHRRKTGHYVNPPA